The nucleotide window TGGTTGGTTTGTACCGCGGCATTGCTCGGGGGCTTCGCCGGTGCGTCCGGGCGCCGTTTGTTCTGATCACCATCGTCGGTTTCGTGGGCCTTGTTTGGTGCCTTATCCATCACGGCTTGCGGCCGGTGGCGGCAGTTCCGGCCGTGGTGGTGGTCTTGGCGGGTTGGCGGTGGCGTTGGCCGGCCGGGTTTGATCGGCTGGTCTGGATTCCGTTGCGGTCGTCGCGGCGGCGTCGGCGGACTTATCGGCGGCATTGGGATCTGGCGATGGACGCGTCCGGCCTGGTGCGGATGAGTGGCGACGTGAGGCGGGTGCCGCCGCTGGTTCGGGTGCGGAGTTCTCGATCGGTGGATCGGGTTCGGGTGGAGATGCTGCCAGGTCAGGTGTTGGACGACTTCGCGGCGGTGGCTGATCGGTTGGCGCAGACCTTTGGTGCGTTGGATTGCCGTGTGCACAGCGTTCCGGGTCGTCCGCATCGGATCGAGTTGTGGATGTTGATCAAGGAACCGTTGGAGCAGGTGGTGCAGCCGTGGCCGACCACGGTGGAGGACCTGACGCGGGGCGTTCCGGTGGCTCGGGCTGAGGACGGCCAGGTCCATCGGTTGATGATCATCGGCTCGCACGTGCTGGTGGTGGGTGCGACGGGCGCCGGTAAGGGGTCGGTGGTGTGGTCGCTGCTGGTTGGTCTGCAGCCGGCGATCGCGGCCGGCCTGGTGCGGGTGTGGGCGATCGATCCGAAGGGCGGCATGGAGCTGTCCCTGGGTGCTGGCTTGTTTGATCGGTTCTGCCACGGCGACGCCACCTCGGCCTCGTACGAGGAAGCGTTCGCCGGGCTGCTCGAGGACGCTGTGGTGACGATGCGGCAGCGGCAAGATCAGCTGCGCGGCGTGTCCCGGCTGCACGCGCCGACGGTGGATGAGCCGTTGTTGATCATCGTCATTGACGAGCTGGCTGCGTTGACGGGCTGGGTTTCGGACCGGACGCTGAAGAAGCGGATCGAAACTGCACTCGGGCTGTTGTTGTCCCAAGGCAGGGCCGTGGGCGTGGTGGTCGTGGGCGCGGTGCAGGATCCGCGCAAGGAAGTGCTGCCGATGCGGGACCTGTTCCCGACCCGGATCGCGTTGCGGGTCAACGAATCCGAGCAGGTCGGTCTGGTGCTGGGTCAGGGTGCTCGATCGCGTGGCGCGTTGGCCGACCGGATCCCCGAACGTCTCCCCGGTGTGGGTTACGTCGTGGTCGACGGCATCGCTGAACCGCGCCGGGTCCGATTTTCCTACGTCAGCGATGAACAGATCGCCGAGGCGTGCCGCAAACACAGCAAGGCGCTGGCGGCCGAGGAGGTGGCGGCGTGAGCGCGGCAATCATGCCTGAGGTCACAGCGGAGATGGCCCGGGAGCTGGCGGTCGAGCAGAAGGTGTGTGTCCGGCCGTTGTTGCGGCGGGTGATCGATCAGCAGACCGGGGACGAGACCCGGGTGGCGCTGCCCTGCGGTTCCACGCGCGAATCGGTGTGCCCGTCGTGCGCTGACAAGGCACGCCGGCTCCGGATCCAACAATGCGCAGAGGGATGGCACCGCGACGTCGAACCCGAAATCGACACTCCGGAACCGTCCGAGGACCCTGCCGCTGATGATCTTGATGCCGAGACCGGTGCGGGTGATCTGGACGAGAGTGATGCTCGGCGGGTTCGGTCGACACGCCGGCGGCAGGATGCTGCCGAGCTTCCTCGGGTTCCGGTCGAGGATCGCACGGTTGGCCGGGTGTTTGAGACGCCGGATGGGCGACGGTACCGGCCGAGCATGTTCGTCACGATCACCCTTCCTTCCTACGGCAAGGTCAAGGCCAACGGGGCACCGGTCGACCCGAGCAGCTACAACTACCGTCGGGCTGCGTTGGATGCGTTGCACTTCCCGAAGCTGGTGGACCGGTTCTGGCAGAACCTGCGCCGCTGTGCCGGGTTCAAGGTCCAATACTTCGCCGCTGTTGAACCACAGAAACGGCTCGCACCGCACTTGCATGCCGCGGCGCGCGGTGCGATCCCGCGCCAGACGATTCGGCAGGTCGTTCGGGCAACCTACGCCCAAGTCTGGTGGCCGCACTTCGATCAACCGGTGTACGTGGATCGGGTGCCGGTCTGGGACGGGCACGACTACGTTGATCCCGACTCCGGCGTCGTTCTGCCGACCTGGGATCAGGCGGTTGCTGATCTTGATCAGGATGGTCGGGCGGCGCACGTGCTGCGGCTGGGGTCGCAGGTGGACATGGCCGGCATCATCGCCCCGAGTGAGGACGCCGACCGGGCCATTCGCTACCTGACCAAGTATCTGGCCAAGTCGATCGCCGACACGTACGTCGACAACGATGCTGCTGTTGTTGATCTTGACTACGAGTCGCACGTGGATCGGCTGCACCAGGAGTTGCTGTACTTGCCGTGCAGCGAGCGGTGCGCGAACTGGCTCCGGTTCGGTGTGCAGCCGAAGAACGCCGGTCCCGGACTGCGGCCCGGCGCGTGTGTGTCGAAAGCGCATGATCGGGAGAACCTCGGCATCGGTGGCCGGCGGGTCCTGGTGTCGCGGCAGTGGTCAGGCAAGACGTTGAAGGAACACCGGGCCGATCGGGCGACCGTGGTGCGCGAAGCCCTGTTGAACTCGGGGATCGTGGCGCCGGAGATCGAACGATTGGCGGCGTCGGTCAGGTTGCCGGACGGGCGGCCGCGGTTCGTCTGGTCGGACTCGAAAGTTGATCATGCCGGCTACGTGTGGACAATTCTGCAGTCGGTGAACGAACGGGCCAGGTGGCGGGAACAGTACGAGGCAGCCAAGAAACGCCAGGCTGTGGACACTGTTTCGGCAATTGATCATGAAACCGCCGACCGTCCGCCGCCAGGTGCAGACCGAGAGGGTGACCACAGGGTGGCCTCCCCGATAACCAGCCCAAATGTGGTCCCCGGGCCGTGGGTCAAGGGTGAGCGCAGCGAATCCGAAGGACACGAAGTGCCCTTGACGCGCGGCCCGGGGACCAGACAATCACAAGTCGGGGAGGCCACTCCCGGGAACGGCACGGAGGGTGATCATGACGGCTAATGCGGTTGATCATGAGGTTCGTGTGCTTCGTCCGAAGTGGTACACGGTTGCTCAGGTGGCAGAACTGTTGGGTTACGGCGAGTCGAAGGTGCGGTCGTTGATCCTTGCTGGTGACCTTCGATCGTTGAAGGATGGCCGGTCCCGCCGGGTGTTGCCGGAGTGGGTTGATGAGTACGTTGCGATGCGAGCGGCTGAGGCCGAGCAGGCCTGGTGGACGTCATGAGCCCGCGGCGAGTGAACGGTGAGGGTTCGATCTATCCCTATCCGCATGGGTTTCGGGCGTATGTCTGGGTGACGACTCCGAGTGGTCGTCGGCAGCGGAAGTACGTTACGGGCAAGACGCGTGAGGACGTCCGGGAGAAGTACCTCCGGCTGCACGAGTCCGCCCGTCGTGGTCCTGTGGTGACGAAGGCTCCGCGCCTTGAGCAGTTTCTTGACGGTTGGCTGGATGAGGTCGTCGAGCCATCGTTGGCGCCGACGACCGCGGCGAGCTATCGGATGTGTGTTCGGCTCTACATCGTTCCGAGCCTCGGTGCGAAACGGCTGGACAGGATCACTGTGCGCGACGTGCAGTCGTGGCTGAATCGTCTTCGGGTGACGTGTCAATGCTGTGCGCAGGGCAAGGACGCCTCGCGGGAGAGGCCGCAGTGCTGCGCAGTGGGTCGATGCTGTAACCAGCTGCTTGGTGATTGGGCAGTGCATCAGGCGTACCGGGTGCTGCGAGCGGCGTTGTCTCAGGCGACTCGGGAGGAGCTCGTGGCGCGTAACGTCGCGGCGTTGGTTCGGGTGTCCGCTCCGCGAACGCAAGGGCGGGCGGTGTGGACGGTCGAGGATGCGCGCCGGTTCTTGGAGTCGTCGCGGGAGAGTGGCGACCCGTATCACGTTGGCTATGTCTTGCTGTTGGTCCTGGGGCTGCGTCGCGGGGAGTTGTTGGGCCTGAAGTGGTCGGACGTCGACCTGGATGCGGCGGAGGCAAGGATTCGGTGGCAGTTGCAGCGGACGAACGGTGAATTGGTGCTCCGGAGGACGAAGACGTACGCGTCGGAAGCGGTGCTTCCTTTGCCGCAGATCTGCTCCGACGCTCTGGCGTCGCATCGCGCGTTGGCGAGTGCTTGGCGGCTGGCAGCTGGTCCAGCTTGGCACGACAACGACTTGGTTCTGTCGACGCGCTACGGGCTGCCGATTGATCCTCGCAACTTCCACCGGAAGTTCAAGGAGCGTGCAGCGGCTGCCGGGGTGCCGGTGGTTCCGGTGCACTCAACGCGACGGACGTGTGCTTCGTTGCTGGTCGAGTTGGATGTGCACCCTCGGGTCGCGATGCAGATCCTTCGGCACAGCCAGATCGCGGTGACGATGGACATCTACAGCCAGGTCGCCTCCGCCTCGACGCGTGAAGCTTTGACGAAGCTCGGTGGGCGGCTCGATTTCGGGAGGAATTGAACGATGCTGCTGCAGTTTGCTGCTGCAAGTGCCGATTTCGGTGCCTCCGATGAGGGCTTGAAATGCGGTCTGACTAGGGGTGGAGCTAAGGGGACTCGAACCCCTAACCCCCTGCTTGCAAAGCAGGTGCGCTACCAATTGCGCCATAGCCCCAGATCGGTTCCCGGTCAGGTCCTTCGACAGGCTCACTGACGTCGTACCAGGTCGACGCCAAAGCTTACGGCACTGCGATGATGTCGGACAAAAGCTGACTCATCGAGGAGGTCGGGGTGGACATCCACGCCGCGCACGGGGCCCATCGCACACACGGTCCGATCCGGTACGGAGTGGTCGGCAGCGGCTACCGGACTGAGGCGTTCGTCCGGATCGCCGAACGGATGCCGGAGCGGTTCACGCTGGAGGGCGTGGTCACCAGGACCGAAACGCGCGTGGACGAGATCGTGGAGGATTGGCAGGTGCCGGCCTACACCGATCTCGGCACATTCCTCGAGCACCATCCGGTCGACTTCATGATCACCTCGACGCCGCATGCGGTCACCCCGTCGGTGATCGGCGACCTGGTTGCCCGTGAGATCCCGGTGCTGGCGGAGACGCCGCCGGCGCCGGACGTCGACGGGCTGCGAGCGCTCTGGAAGAACGTCGGGGCGAGCGGGCTGGTGCAGGTGGCCGAGCAATATCCGTACGCCCCGGGCAACGCGGCCCGACGCGCGCTGCTGGAAACCGGCGCACTCGGCGACCCCACCTGGGCCTACGTCTCCTCGACGCAGACCTACCACGCGGTTGCCCTGCTGCGGCACTTGCTCGGCGTCGAATTCGAACCTGCTCGGGTCAGCGCCCAGCAGTTCGAGCTGCCGGTGGTCGACCCGCAGACCCGTGCCGGCTGGGCCGACGACCTCGAACCGCAGAACCGCAGGACCACCCTGGCCACCCTCGACTTCGGCGGCCGGGTCGGCGTGTACGACTACACCGACAACCAGGTCCGCAATCCGATCCGCGGCAACCGGATGCTGGTCCGCGGCACCCACGGCGAACTCGCCGATGACCAACTCACCCGACTGGCCGCGCCGAAACAGCCGCTGCGGTCCGAGCTCACCCGCTGGCAGACCGGCGAATACCTCAGCTTCGAGGAACGCGACCTCTACCAGATCGGCGACGGCGAACGCGTCCTCTACCGCAACCCCTACTTCGGCGCCCGGCTGTCGGAGGAGGAGATCGCCGTCGCCACGCTGCTGGAACGCACCGGTCATTGGGTCCGCGACGGCGGCGAACCGCCCTACCCGCTGGCTCAGGCTGCGCAGGACCAGCTGCTCGCGCTGGCGATCGCCGAGTCGGCACGGAACGGTTCGGTGGTGCAGACCGAGCGGGAGGATTGGGCCGGATAATGATCGGCTGAGACCTCCGCGGCAACCCCCTTAAGGGTTCTGCGGCTGCTTGCCCTGGTCGTACCCTAGAGCCCATGTGGTCGCAGCGGGAGGTCATCGATTACGCGCTGCAGCGTCGTGCAACTCTGACGGCGATGCGGCAGCCGGTGCGTAATCTGGCGTCCCTGGATGCCTGCGACGCCGATCCGATGTTGGTCCGGGCCGCGAAGCATCACGGCGAAACCACCGACGACGCCTGCCCGGTCTGCAGCAGCGACGAGATGGTGCATCTGCACTACGTCTTCGGCGACCAGCTCGGGCAGTACTCCGGCCGGATCAAGAAGCTGGCCGAGCTGGACCTGATGCAGAACCAGTTCGGTGAGTTCAAGGTCGTGGTGGTCGAGGTCTGCCCGGCCTGCGGTTGGAACCACATGATCACTTCGTATCTGCTTGGCGACGGGGTCAAGCGCAAGCCCCCACGCCGCCAGCAGACCGTCGAGGACATCTATGGCTGAATCCAACCGGAGGACCCGCTCGGGGACCTCCGCCAAGACAGGTGCGTCCACAGCCAAGAAGGCAACCGCCAACAAGGCCACCGGCAGGAAGCAGAAGAAGAAGCGCGGCCCGGGCCGGATCATCGGCCGGATCGCGCTCACCATGTTGATCTTGGTCGTGGTCGGCGGCCTCGCCTCGGCAGCGTTCGTCGGCGTCTCCTACCAGCGGCTGACCGTGCCCGACCCGAACGCCGAATTCACCACCAACACGACCAACATCTACTACCACAACGGCAAGACCAAGCTCGGCGACATCGCCATCCAGAATCGGCAGTCCATCCGGTACGACCAGATGCCCGATTCGATCAAGAACGCCGTGGTGGCCGCCGAGAATAAGACCTTCTGGACCGACCCCGGCTACTCCATCCAGGGCATGATCCGGGCCGGCGCCAACATCGTCCGCGGCGGTTCGCTGCAGAGCGGTTCGACCATCACCCAGCAGTACATCAAGATCATGTACTTGTCGCAGGAGCAGACCGCGAGCCGCAAGTACAAGGAGATCCTGCTGGCCCGCAAGCTGTCCCAGCAGATGTCCAAGCAGGACATCCTCACCGGTTACCTGAACACGATCTACTTCGGCCGGGGCGCCTACGGGATTCAGGCCGCCAGCAAGGCCTACTTCGACGAGGACGCCTCCGAGCTCACCGTGCCGCAGTCCGCGGTACTGGCCGCCGTACTGAACAGCCCGTCCTACTTCGACCCGGAGGAGAACGGCGGCGACCCCGATCCACTGCTCGGCCGCTACCGCTACGTCCTCACCTCCATGCAGGAGTCCGGCTTCCTCACCGCAGCCCAGGAAGCCAAGTACGCAAAGAAACTTCCGAAGTTCCCCAAGATCAAAGTCAGCGAGAAGTACGGCGGTTCGCAGGGCTTCCTGATGAAGGCGGTCGAGTCCGAGCTGTCCACCCTGCCGGTCGATCAGGCCCAGGTCCGCGGTGGCGGTTACAAGATCATCACCACCTTCGACAAGTCGGCGCAGGACGCAGCAGTTCAGGCCGCCCAGGACAACACCGCGCAGGCAGCCCAGCTGGCCGGCCGGAAGAAGTCCAACCTGCACGCGGCGATCGCCTCGGTGGACACCGACACCGGTGGTGTGGTGGCGATGTACGGCGGCCCGGACTACATCAAGAACTCGCGCAACTGGGCGACCACCCCGCGGGCCGCGGCGTCGACCTTCAAGCCGTTCGCGTTGGCGACCGGACTGGAGAACGGCTTCAGCCTGTATTCGATCATGAACGGCAACACGTTCACCCCGCCCGGCGACGGGGTGCCGATCCGCAACGAGTTCTCCACCCAGTACGGCCCGGTCACCCTGCTGAAGGCGACGGCCGACTCGATCAACACCGCCTTTGTTGATCTTGACACCAAGCTGCCCGGCGACGGTCCGCAAAAGGTGATCGACACCGCGCAGAAGCTCGGTGCGGTGAAGCAGAAGGGTGCCCAGGACTGGGTGGCCAACAACCGGGTCGCGATCGGCAGCGCCCAGGTCAGCCCCCTCAACATGGCCAATGCGTACGCCACCTTTGCCAACAACGGCGAATACCTGCAGAACCACGTGATCTCCGAGATCCTGGACAACCACGGCAAGGTGATCTACCAGGCCGATCCGAAGCCGAAGCGGGCGATCTCCTCCGACGTCGCCGCCGACGTCACCTACGCCCTGCAGGGTGTTGTCAAGGACGGCACCGGCACCGCGGCCCAGTCGTTGGGCCGGCCGGTGGCCGGCAAGACCGGCACCCAGGGCGTCGGGGACAAGATCACCTCGGCCTGGTTCACCGGCTACACCAAGCAGATCGCCACCTCGGTGATGTACGTGGCCGGCGACGGCGGCACGATGGATCTGGACAACTTCAAGCGGCCCTGGGACGCCACCTTCTTCGGCTCCAGCTACCCAGCGCAGACCTGGGTCGACTACATGAAGGTCGCCACCCAGGATCAGAAGGTCCGCGAATTCACCGACCCGGCCTACGTCAACCGGGACAAGTTCCCGCCGCCGGCGAAGAAGACGCCGAAGCAGAAGTCGGACCAGCAGAAGAAGCAGAACGACAAGCCGACCGGGCAGGCCTCGGCCAGTGATCAGCCGAGCGACAAGCCGTCCGATCAGCCCACCGATCAGCAGTCGGAGCGGCCGACGAACACGGCCAGCACGCAGCCGTCAAACAAGCCGACCCAGCAGACCACCGACAAGGCGTCCGCGCCGGCGACGTCGAAGGCACCGAATCCCGGCACCTCGGCCACCAGCAAGCCGCCCAAGTCCGGTGGCACGAGCGGAGCCAAGGACAACACGGATACCAAGTCCGGTTCGGATTCCAAGAAGTCCGACACTGCCGGGAACACGACGAAGACAGACACCAAGTCGGGCGCCTGATCCGATGGCTGCCGGTACAGCCCGCCCCGGGAACGACGGGTTCGTGGCCATGATCAGCCAGCGGATCGGCGGTCCGCTGGGTCGGCATGCCGACACGGCATCTACCTGGTTCGGGCCGGTCCGGGTCTCGCTGCTGGCCGCGACCCTGGCCTGGATCGTCGGCGCGATCCAGAAACTGCCCTGCCAGGTCACGGTGGCCGGGCACTTTCCGGACAGCTATCGCCGGCTCTGCTACTCCGACATCCCCTTGCTCTACACCGGCCGCGGTCTGGCCGACGGCAACATCCCGTACCTTGATCACGGCAACTATCAGCCGCTGGAGTATCCGGTGCTCACCGGCTGGCTGCTGGAGTTCGAACGCCGGATCACCGCTCTGCTGGGTGCCCCGGTCGGTCCCGGACTGACCGCACAGCAGGCCGTCGACGCGTCCCGGCTCTTCTTCCAGGTCAACGTTGTGGTGCTCGGGCTACTGTTCCTGGTCGCGGTCTGGGCGCAGGCCCGGACTATCCCGGGGGTCCACGGCGTGCCGCGTCCGTACGGAGTTGATCATGTACGCGGCTGGGACGCGATGATGCTGGCGGTCTCGCCGTGTGTCATCCTGGCCGGCTTCATCAACTGGGACATGCTGCCGATCGCCCTGACTGCGTTGGGATTCATGTTCTGGGCGCGCAGCCGGCCGACCCTGGCTGGAGCGATGTTCGGCCTCGGGATGGCCGCCAAGCTGTATCCCGTGCTGTTGCTGGGTCCGTTGCTGCTGTTGTGTCTGCGCGGCCGGCGGATGGGCGACTTCGGCCGCACCCTGCTCGGATTCGTGATCGCCTGGCTGATCCCGAATCTGCCGGTGATGGTCTTGGCGCCGAGTCAGTGGCTGGCGTTCTGGACCTTCAACTCCGATCGCGGCGGCGACCTCGGCTCGATCTGGTACGTGTTGTCGCTGGCCGGGCACCCGGTGCCGCACCTCAACCTGGTCAACGCGGTGATCTTGATCCTGCTCTGCGCCGGCATCGGCTGGTTGATCATCAGCGCGCCGCGGCGACCGCGATTCGGGCAGGTCGCCTATCTGGTGATCGCTGCGTTCCTGATCACCAACAAGGTCTACTCACCGCAGTACGTGCTCTGGCTGCTGCCGTTGTTGATCTTGGCCCGGCCGCGTTGGCGGGAATGGTGGATCTTCACGTTCGGCGAGATCGTCTACTTCCTGGCTATCTGGGGACACCTCGACCAAACCCTGACCCCGGGTGGTGGCGGCCCGGACCGGATCTATTGGCTCGCGGTGATCGTCCGGATCGCCTGTGAGGTGTGGGTCGGCATCATGATCATCCGCGACATCCTCGACCCCGACCGCCGCGACCCTCTGCGCGAGCGCGAC belongs to Microlunatus elymi and includes:
- a CDS encoding Gfo/Idh/MocA family protein, whose amino-acid sequence is MDIHAAHGAHRTHGPIRYGVVGSGYRTEAFVRIAERMPERFTLEGVVTRTETRVDEIVEDWQVPAYTDLGTFLEHHPVDFMITSTPHAVTPSVIGDLVAREIPVLAETPPAPDVDGLRALWKNVGASGLVQVAEQYPYAPGNAARRALLETGALGDPTWAYVSSTQTYHAVALLRHLLGVEFEPARVSAQQFELPVVDPQTRAGWADDLEPQNRRTTLATLDFGGRVGVYDYTDNQVRNPIRGNRMLVRGTHGELADDQLTRLAAPKQPLRSELTRWQTGEYLSFEERDLYQIGDGERVLYRNPYFGARLSEEEIAVATLLERTGHWVRDGGEPPYPLAQAAQDQLLALAIAESARNGSVVQTEREDWAG
- a CDS encoding glycosyltransferase family 87 protein translates to MAAGTARPGNDGFVAMISQRIGGPLGRHADTASTWFGPVRVSLLAATLAWIVGAIQKLPCQVTVAGHFPDSYRRLCYSDIPLLYTGRGLADGNIPYLDHGNYQPLEYPVLTGWLLEFERRITALLGAPVGPGLTAQQAVDASRLFFQVNVVVLGLLFLVAVWAQARTIPGVHGVPRPYGVDHVRGWDAMMLAVSPCVILAGFINWDMLPIALTALGFMFWARSRPTLAGAMFGLGMAAKLYPVLLLGPLLLLCLRGRRMGDFGRTLLGFVIAWLIPNLPVMVLAPSQWLAFWTFNSDRGGDLGSIWYVLSLAGHPVPHLNLVNAVILILLCAGIGWLIISAPRRPRFGQVAYLVIAAFLITNKVYSPQYVLWLLPLLILARPRWREWWIFTFGEIVYFLAIWGHLDQTLTPGGGGPDRIYWLAVIVRIACEVWVGIMIIRDILDPDRRDPLRERDTVYGPVPDDPGGGVLYGARDAGWVVRLRRWLDLTDTGPR
- a CDS encoding transglycosylase domain-containing protein — encoded protein: MAESNRRTRSGTSAKTGASTAKKATANKATGRKQKKKRGPGRIIGRIALTMLILVVVGGLASAAFVGVSYQRLTVPDPNAEFTTNTTNIYYHNGKTKLGDIAIQNRQSIRYDQMPDSIKNAVVAAENKTFWTDPGYSIQGMIRAGANIVRGGSLQSGSTITQQYIKIMYLSQEQTASRKYKEILLARKLSQQMSKQDILTGYLNTIYFGRGAYGIQAASKAYFDEDASELTVPQSAVLAAVLNSPSYFDPEENGGDPDPLLGRYRYVLTSMQESGFLTAAQEAKYAKKLPKFPKIKVSEKYGGSQGFLMKAVESELSTLPVDQAQVRGGGYKIITTFDKSAQDAAVQAAQDNTAQAAQLAGRKKSNLHAAIASVDTDTGGVVAMYGGPDYIKNSRNWATTPRAAASTFKPFALATGLENGFSLYSIMNGNTFTPPGDGVPIRNEFSTQYGPVTLLKATADSINTAFVDLDTKLPGDGPQKVIDTAQKLGAVKQKGAQDWVANNRVAIGSAQVSPLNMANAYATFANNGEYLQNHVISEILDNHGKVIYQADPKPKRAISSDVAADVTYALQGVVKDGTGTAAQSLGRPVAGKTGTQGVGDKITSAWFTGYTKQIATSVMYVAGDGGTMDLDNFKRPWDATFFGSSYPAQTWVDYMKVATQDQKVREFTDPAYVNRDKFPPPAKKTPKQKSDQQKKQNDKPTGQASASDQPSDKPSDQPTDQQSERPTNTASTQPSNKPTQQTTDKASAPATSKAPNPGTSATSKPPKSGGTSGAKDNTDTKSGSDSKKSDTAGNTTKTDTKSGA
- a CDS encoding tyrosine-type recombinase/integrase, with translation MHQAYRVLRAALSQATREELVARNVAALVRVSAPRTQGRAVWTVEDARRFLESSRESGDPYHVGYVLLLVLGLRRGELLGLKWSDVDLDAAEARIRWQLQRTNGELVLRRTKTYASEAVLPLPQICSDALASHRALASAWRLAAGPAWHDNDLVLSTRYGLPIDPRNFHRKFKERAAAAGVPVVPVHSTRRTCASLLVELDVHPRVAMQILRHSQIAVTMDIYSQVASASTREALTKLGGRLDFGRN
- a CDS encoding DUF5318 family protein — encoded protein: MWSQREVIDYALQRRATLTAMRQPVRNLASLDACDADPMLVRAAKHHGETTDDACPVCSSDEMVHLHYVFGDQLGQYSGRIKKLAELDLMQNQFGEFKVVVVEVCPACGWNHMITSYLLGDGVKRKPPRRQQTVEDIYG
- a CDS encoding replication initiator, producing MSAAIMPEVTAEMARELAVEQKVCVRPLLRRVIDQQTGDETRVALPCGSTRESVCPSCADKARRLRIQQCAEGWHRDVEPEIDTPEPSEDPAADDLDAETGAGDLDESDARRVRSTRRRQDAAELPRVPVEDRTVGRVFETPDGRRYRPSMFVTITLPSYGKVKANGAPVDPSSYNYRRAALDALHFPKLVDRFWQNLRRCAGFKVQYFAAVEPQKRLAPHLHAAARGAIPRQTIRQVVRATYAQVWWPHFDQPVYVDRVPVWDGHDYVDPDSGVVLPTWDQAVADLDQDGRAAHVLRLGSQVDMAGIIAPSEDADRAIRYLTKYLAKSIADTYVDNDAAVVDLDYESHVDRLHQELLYLPCSERCANWLRFGVQPKNAGPGLRPGACVSKAHDRENLGIGGRRVLVSRQWSGKTLKEHRADRATVVREALLNSGIVAPEIERLAASVRLPDGRPRFVWSDSKVDHAGYVWTILQSVNERARWREQYEAAKKRQAVDTVSAIDHETADRPPPGADREGDHRVASPITSPNVVPGPWVKGERSESEGHEVPLTRGPGTRQSQVGEATPGNGTEGDHDG
- a CDS encoding helix-turn-helix domain-containing protein codes for the protein MTANAVDHEVRVLRPKWYTVAQVAELLGYGESKVRSLILAGDLRSLKDGRSRRVLPEWVDEYVAMRAAEAEQAWWTS
- a CDS encoding FtsK/SpoIIIE domain-containing protein yields the protein MAAVPAVVVVLAGWRWRWPAGFDRLVWIPLRSSRRRRRTYRRHWDLAMDASGLVRMSGDVRRVPPLVRVRSSRSVDRVRVEMLPGQVLDDFAAVADRLAQTFGALDCRVHSVPGRPHRIELWMLIKEPLEQVVQPWPTTVEDLTRGVPVARAEDGQVHRLMIIGSHVLVVGATGAGKGSVVWSLLVGLQPAIAAGLVRVWAIDPKGGMELSLGAGLFDRFCHGDATSASYEEAFAGLLEDAVVTMRQRQDQLRGVSRLHAPTVDEPLLIIVIDELAALTGWVSDRTLKKRIETALGLLLSQGRAVGVVVVGAVQDPRKEVLPMRDLFPTRIALRVNESEQVGLVLGQGARSRGALADRIPERLPGVGYVVVDGIAEPRRVRFSYVSDEQIAEACRKHSKALAAEEVAA